One window from the genome of Alnus glutinosa chromosome 13, dhAlnGlut1.1, whole genome shotgun sequence encodes:
- the LOC133854276 gene encoding zinc finger protein ZAT4-like, with protein sequence MERHRCKLCSRTFANGRALGGHMKAHLATLPLPPKPQQLADRTESASSSSSSSGEEESNGEAEEKALVYGLRENPKKSFRLADPEFSFAVDAGSVVQDRESETESKNPTRRRSKRNRKPGVAEIQSPNLPKLRKPSLSDSPEAMSSVSDTSPEEDVAMCLMMLSRDSRMRNNGEQDQEQGKEVERSVKIKEPEEQGEIKIRRVRGKHRCEKCRKTFRSYQALGSHKTICYRDEAGHEGNERIFECPFCDKVFGSGQALGGHKRSHLLGSSATAAAAAASSLKFEISVIDLNLPAPAEEDDFSVVSDA encoded by the coding sequence ATGGAGAGGCACAGATGCAAGCTCTGCTCCAGGACTTTTGCTAATGGCAGAGCTTTGGGTGGTCACATGAAGGCTCATTTGGCCACCCTGCCTCTTCCTCCAAAGCCGCAGCAACTCGCTGACCGTACCGAGTCTGcttcctcttcatcttcttcttcaggtGAGGAAGAAAGCAACGGAGAAGCAGAGGAAAAGGCTTTGGTTTATGGGTTGAGAGAGAACCCCAAGAAAAGTTTCAGACTTGCAGATCCCGAGTTCTCTTTCGCAGTTGATGCTGGGTCTGTGGTCCAggacagagagagcgagaccGAGTCAAAGAACCCAACTCGCCGGCGATCCAAGCGGAATCGGAAACCCGGTGTGGCAGAGATTCAGAGTCCGAACTTGCCCAAGTTGAGAAAACCCAGTTTGTCGGACTCGCCGGAAGCGATGAGTTCGGTGTCTGATACTTCTCCGGAAGAAGATGTTGCGATGTGCCTCATGATGCTTTCAAGGGATAGCAGGATGAGAAACAACGGGgaacaagatcaagaacaagGCAAAGAAGTAGAACGATCGGTTAAGATTAAGGAACCGGAAGAGCAGGGGGAGATCAAAATTCGGAGGGTTCGAGGGAAGCATCGGTGCGAGAAATGCAGGAAGACTTTTCGATCTTATCAAGCTTTGGGAAGTCACAAAACGATTTGCTATAGAGACGAAGCAGGGCATGAGGGTAATGAGAGAATCTTTGAATGCCCATTTTGTGACAAAGTGTTTGGGTCTGGACAAGCACTTGGCGGCCACAAGAGATCTCATCTCTTGGGTTCTTCAGCaactgctgctgctgctgccgcaagttctttgaaatttgagatcAGTGTGATAGATCTCAACTTGCCTGCTCCAGCAGAGGAAGATGATTTTAGCGTTGTCTCTGATGCATAG